GGTCGCCGCCACGGGTCGGACGCGCCCATTGCTGCCGTTGCTGGTGAGTGGTCAAAGCGGTATTTCGCAAAGGTGATGAGACCGATCGCAACCGCCGCCATGTTGCTGGATTGGCGCGTACCTCTGACACCGGCAGACTTGAGCATCGACTTAAGCACTGAAGGGGAGATCGTTTCGCTCGGGCTGTCTGATTTCGGTCGCCCTGTTCGAGCCAAGTCCGCTGAGGACCGTTTCGCCTTTTTGGTCAGCGGTAATATCGAAAGCCTTATCCGAGCGGTTTCTGAGGTGAGCGGCCTTTCGCGCAACGTTCTATGGTCAAACGCCGGCAACGCTTTCGAGGGAATCGCGCGCAATTACGCGAGGGACGATCGTTGCGCCGGTGCAGGGGTGGCGGATGCGTTGGAGTTGCTGGAATCGCCTCATATGGCCGATGGCTCGCGCAATCCGCTGTTCAGACCTATCGTCTACCCTCAAGCCGACGGGCAGCCGGAGCGGCTCCGCCGCGTCTGTTGCATCCGGTATCTGATTGATGGACTGGATTACTGCAAGACGTGCCCCTGTCCGGTGCCTGTCGACCAATCTGCAATGCCATGATACCGTTGCGATCTGTCCGACGGGTTACGGCAAGTTGAGGGTCAATAATGCACGCCGTTGCTGGCGATCTGCGGCCTTCGTTTGAAAGAAGCGATTGAGAATGGGTCAGACGGGGCATTGGACTGGCAACCGCTTATCAACGGTGCGCCGCGGCACGATCTAGCTTAGGGGATCTGAATGCTCATTCTTCTCGCAATGCTGATAGGACTTGTCGCCGGTCTTCGCACCATGACTGCCCCCGCCGCAGTCTCCTGGGCCGCTTATCTTGGGTGGTTTGATATTTCCGCGAGCCTTCTCTCCTTCATGGACTCGCTCTGGGCGGTCGCGATTTTCACTGTTTTTGCCATCGTCGAACTTATTGCCGACCAACTTCCCGGCACGCCATCACGCAAGGTGCCCGTTCAGTTCGGAGCACGGGTTGTAATGGGCGCTCTCAGCGGCGCGACGATCGGCGCAACAACAGGAATGGTGGTTCCAGGGCTTCTAGCGGGGGGGCATCGGCGCTGTCTTGGGAACCTTCGGCGGTGCATCCGTCCGCGCTAACCTCGCCAAGCGTTTCGGCCGCGACATGCCCGCCGCCTTGGTTGAGGATGCGGTTGCCGTGTTACTCGCATTGATCGTTGTGGTGTCCGTGTCATGAGGGAGTATGACGCGATCTTCATCGGGGCCGGTCAGTCCGGACCATTCCTCGCCGCCCGCATGGCGGCGATGGGCCGCAAGGTGATCCTGATCGAACGCAAATATCTTGGGGGCACCTGCGTCAACGCCGGATGCATGCCCACCAAGGCGTTGGTCGCGAGCGCCAAGACCGTGGAGGTTGCGCGGCGTGCCTCCGAATTCGGCGTCACCATCAACGGCGAGCCGAAAGTGCACATGCCGGCCATAGCGGCCCGCGCCAGAAAGGTGACTCTTGATGCGAGAAACGGTCTTGCATCCTGGTTTGACAGTCTGGAGACGATGGATGTGCTACACGCCCAAGCCAGATTCACTGGTAAGAAGACCGTGACGGTGGGCGGGACAAGCTATACCGCACCGCAGATTTTCATAAATGTGGGCGCGCGGCCTCACATACCGGATATTCCCGGGTTGAAGGATGTGCCCTATCTCACGAGCACTTCCGTGATCGCGCTTGAGGAATTGCCGAGACACCTAATTGTTCTCGGTGGCAGTTACATCGGACTGGAATTCGCCCAGATGTATCGGCGCTTCGGCGCAGAGGTTACGGTCATCGAGCGAGGGCAGCAACTGGCGCCCAAGGAGGATGCTGATATTTCTGACGCCATCGCCAATATCCTGAGCGGCGATGGCATCAAGGTTCTTATGAACCACAACCTTCTATCCATCACCAGGGAAGAAGCGGGCGTCGTCATAAGGACCGATCAGGGCGAAGTCCGTGGGAGCCATGTCCTGGTCGCCCTCGGACGGCGGCCGAACACGGATGATCTGGGCCTCGATCTTGCTGGCATCGAGACTGACCGGCACGGTTTCATTACGGTGGATGAGCGGTTGCAGACAACCGCAGAAGGCGTTTGGGCCCTTGGGGACTGCAATGGGCGAGGCGCATTCACCCATACGTCCTACAACGATTTCGAGATTGTGGCGGCAAACCTTCTTGATGGCGGCAACCGAAAAGTTTCAGACCGCATCCTCAGTTACGGGCTCTACATTGATCCGCCGCTCGGGCGCGCAGGCATGACGGAGAGTCAGGCAAAGGAAGCCGGGCACCGGATCACGGTCTCCACTCGCCCGATGAGCCGCGTAGGCCGGGCGGTGGAGAAAGGCGAGACGCTCGGCCTCCTGAAACTCGTCGTCGACGCCGACACCGACCGGATACTCGGCGCTGCCTTCCTCGGCGTTGGAGGTGACGAAGCAATCTACGGCGTGCTCGACGCCATCAACCTTGGGGCCACGACTGAAGAACTGCGCTGGGCGGTGCCAATCCATCCCACAGTGGGAGAATTGGTGCCCACTCTCATCGGTGACCTTAGCGAGACCTGACGTCCACCCGGCCTGCCATGCGCCTCAGCGGGTTGCGCCAAATATGAAGCCGGCGAGCAAGCCTAAAAGCATAGCCCTGGCCGGCTGTGCCCGAATGCGGACACGCAGGTCCTCGGCGATACCCTGGCTTTCCGCTCGCAGGACACGAACCGATGCCGATCCGATCTCAGTCACATTGTCGCTCAGCCTATGGAACTCCGCTCGAATGGCGGCCAACTCTTCGGTAGGTGTCGGGCTGGCTGCGCTAGCGGTTTGGCTTCTAACGCTCGCCAAGGCCACGTCTACCAATGGCGCATCAGTATCTACCCGATTATTCAAAGCGGATGATGCGGTGCTCTCGGGTAGCCTTGATGTTGCAGCAGAAGCGTCGCTATCCTGGAGTGGCGCGGTCGCTTCATGGTCTGGTTGCGAAACACCGGAACCGGGTGGGTGGTCGTGGGCTGGCTGATTGTCAAATTCGCGGGCTTCAGACGATTTCGGTATGGTCATTTGTTTCTGCCTTGCTTGGTAAGCCGCAAAGTGCTTGCAGTCGTCGCCGAACATGCTTCTCGCGCTCTTGTTCCCGGGCCTTCTGGAGAATTGCGGTTCTTTCAAGCGTTAGTCTTCGTCTTCCGCCGATGAGAGTCCCTACGAAGCCTGGCTTGCCCCGATTCGTAGATGGATTCTCACTGAGATCGGGGCCGCCGAGGGCCCGGCCAACCTGCGTGATGATGACGTCTCTCGGAGCGGTCCTCACAGTTTCGGGCAATCGCTCATGCAATTACGTCGGTCTGGACGTGTTCCAGCACATCAAAATGATCTACAACCAAAACGCAAAGTACATCAGGAACAGGATGCCGCCGCCCGTCGAGTTTGAGAAGTGGGAGAATATCCAAACTGAGGGCGGCCCAAAACTCGGGCTAATCAACGAGGAACGCGCCTTATGACGACGATCAAACGCATTGTGCTGGCAAGCCGCCCCTTGGCAGAGCCATCGCATGAAAATTTCCGCCTTGAGGAAGCCGAGTTGCGCGAGGCTGCCGAGGGCGATGTCACGGTCCGCGTTCTCTATCTTTCGCTGGACCCTTACATGCGTGGGCGTATGAGCGACGCCAAATCGTACGCGGCGCCTGTACCCGTTGACGGTATCATGGAGGGCGAGACGATCTGCGAGGTGGTGAAGTCACGGCACAATGGTTTTGTGCCCGGCGACATCGTGCGCGGGCGGACCGGTTGGTGTACAGGGGCGGTGATAAATGGGGACTTGCTACGAAAGGTCGAGACACACGGTGCGCCGGTTACGACCGCGATTGGCGTCCTTGGCATGCCGGGATTTACTGCGTGGAGTGGTCTGAAGTTTATCGGCAAGCCAGGGCAGGGTGAGACGGTTGCAGTCGCAGCAGCCTCTGGGCCCGTTGGTTCGATGGTCGGACAGCTTGCAAAGCTTTACGGGGCGAGGGCAGTTGGTATAGCCGGTGGACCCGACAAATGTGCATTCGTGAAAGGTGAACTTGGCTTCGACAGCGTGGTTGATCATCGCTCGGCGAATTTTGTCAGCGATCTGACCGCGGCCTCCCCAAACGGGATTGATGTCTATTTCGAGAATGTCGGAGGACGCGTCTGGGATGTGGTACTGCCCCTTCTCAACCAGTTCGGCCGCGTTCCCGTTTGCGGCCTCGTTTCTCAATATAACGGCGCAAGCTCGTCGGAGGCAGACCGTCTTCCGGCAACGATGTCGGCGATCCTGAGACAGAGCCTTCTTGTTCGAGGTTTCATCCAGACTGAATTTGCCGCCGATCATTTTAATGACTTTCTCGCGGAGATCGGCCCAAGGGTCGCTCGTGGCGAGATCAGGTACCGGGAGGATGTCGTTGACGGATTGGAGAACGCCCCCGACGCCTTTATCGGCATGCTGAAAGGCAAGAATTTCGGCAAGCTTATCGTCAAAATCGACGGCGTCGTCTCATGAAACGTCATATCGCCGTTCTAAATGATTACCAGAATGTCTCGATCACCAGCGCCGACTGGTCGCCCTTGAACGACCGTGCGGAAATCACGGTCTTCAATGACCATATCGCGGACGAAGAACGCTTGGTTGACCGTCTCTTGCCGTTCGATGCCGTCTGCGTCATGCGCGAACGGACGCCGCTGCCGCGACGGATACTCGAGCGCCTGCCGAACCTGCGGTTCATCGCAGCGACTGGAGGGCGCAACGCCTCAATCGACCTTGCCGCGGCCCATGATCTCGGCATCGTTGTTTCGGCGACCGGCGCAAACGGATCGGGTGCCCCGGAGCTGACCTGGGCACTGATCCTTGCGGCGGCACGCCATGTTCCCACAGAGATCGCCTCGTTTCGTAGCGGGGGCTGGCAAACCACGGTCGGACGCGACCTTCGTGGCAGTACGCTGGGTGTCATCGGTCTGGGCAGGATCGGCCGCCAGATGGCAAAGGTCGGCCTTGCTTTCGGTATGGAGGTGATCGCCTGGAGCCAGAATCTGACGGATGAGGCGGCAGAGGCTGCCGGTGTGAGGCGGGTTGAGAAAGAGACACTTCTTCGCGGGTCCGACTGGGTAACGTTGCATCTTGTCCTGTCGGAGCGGACGAAGGGCATAATCGGTCAGGACGAGCTGGCATTGATGAAGCCAACAGCATGGCTCGTGAATACGTCACGAGGTCCGCTCGTCGATGAAGAAGCTTTGATCACGGCGCTGGAAACCGAGAGCATCGCAGGTTTTGCAGTTGACGTGTTCGATGATGAGCCTTTGCCAGGTAATCATCCGCTTCGGACTTTGGGCAATGTGATCGCGACGCCTCACATTGGGTTTGTCACTGAAAACTCCTACCGGATTTTCTATCGAGATACCGTTGACAATCTCGTCGCATGGCTGAACGGCGCGCCACTGCGGGTGCTGTGACTTTTCCACGCTATCCTTGCTTGGTGTCCCACGACCGAGTGAGGCCATCCCACCTTGCTCAAATAAAATGCGGCCGAATGATCGGCCGCATTCCCGTTCTGCAGAAGCCTCAGCCCTTGATAAAGGCAAGCAGGTCGGCGTTCAGCACATCGGCATTGACGGTCAGCATGCCGTGCGAGAAGCCGGGATAGGTCTTCAGGGTGCCGTTTTTCAGCAGCTTGATCGATTTGTGAGCCGAGTCGGCGATCGGCACGATCTGGTCGTCTTCGCCGTGTAGCACCAGCGTCGGAACGCTGATATTCTTCAGGTCTTCGGTCTGGTCGGTTTCGGAGAAGGCCTTGATGCCGTCGTAGTGGGCCTTTGCGCTGCCCATCATGCCCTGACGCCACCAGTTCTGGATCACGCCTTCATGCACGGTCGCGCCATCGCGGTTGAAACCGTAGAACGGGCCAGCCGGCACGTCGCGGAAGAACTGCGCGCGGTTCGCGGCAAGCGCCGAGCGGAAGCCGTCAAAAACCTCCATCGGCAGGCCTTCCGGATTGGCTTCGGTCTTCACCATGATCGGTGGTACGGCGGAAACGAGAACGGCCTTGGCGACACGGCCGGCGGGCTCACCATGCTTTGCGACATAACGCGCAACTTCGCCGCCACCGGTGGAATGGCCGATATGGACGGCGTTCTTCAGGTCCAGCGCTTCGACGACCGCAAAGGCGTCGGAAGCATAATGATCCATGTCGTGACCTTCCGAGACCTGCGCCGAGCGGCCGTGGCCACGGCGGTCATGGGCGACGACGCGATATCCCTTGGAGAGGAAGAACAGCATCTGCGCATCCCAGTCATCGGAAGAGAGCGGCCAGCCGTGGTGGAAAACGATCGGCTGGGCATCCTTCGGGCCCCAGTCCTTGTAGAAAATTTCAGTGCCGTCTCTGGTTGTTACGAAACCCATGTCGATTTCTCCTTGTGCTGAATGGTTGCTGGAAGGGGTTTGTGAGAAGGCGATCCTCGGGATGCTTACGCTGGCTAGCGCGATGCTCCCGATCAAAACGCTGCGTCTCGACACGAAAAACCGATCTGCTGCAGACATCATACATATCTCCTGTCGAGCCTTATCTTCGAATGTCCTTGGTTGACTTGAACAAGCTAGCGCCATCCGCTATGACACGCACGTGGCGCAAATGACTTTATGCGAGGCAAAAGTGACAAATCCTGACCCGGCTGACTTTATCGAGATAGGACTGCTGATCTATCCGGATTGTCAGCTGGCTGCGGTCTACGGACTGACGGACTTATTTCGGGTCGCCAGCGATTGGTCGACGGATCTGCAGGAGCCAACAAGCCTCCGCAAAATCCGTGTCAGTCACTGGACGGTTGAGGATGGCGCGGTTTCTTGCACCTGGGATTCGCACACGGGAGCATCGCATTCGTTGAGCTACATCATCGCGCCACCGAGCATCGTCATGCCTGAAAAGATGCAAAGTATGCGGTCTGCGTCAAAATGGCTTTCATCGCAGCATGCGCTCGGCGTGACTGTCTGCTCGATCTGCGCTGGCGCGTTCGTTCTCGCTGAAACGGGGCTCATCAATGGCCGGCGCGCCACGACCCACTGGGCCTTTGCCGAGAGACTTGCCGAGCTGTTTCCCAAAATAGACGTTTCGTCCGATAACATGATCATCGACGATGGTGACGTAATCACCGCCGGAGGCATTCTGGCCTGGGCCGATCTCGGCCTGGTTCTCGTTGAAAAGCTTCTTGGGCAGACCGTAATGCTGGAGACGGCGCGCTTTCTGGTCGTTGATCCGCCACGGCGCAGCCAGAGCCAATACAGGACTTTCATTCCGCGATTTGATCACAGCGACAAAGAAGTGCGGCAAATCCAGCATCAATTCCACGCGGCGCCAGAGGTGCAAAAATCAATCGGTGAACTGGCAGACAGCGTCCATCTTTCAGAAAGGACGCTTCAGCGTCGCTTTTTACGCGCGACAGGACTGAAGCTGACGGAATATCTCCAGAACGTGCGCATCATGAAGGCGCGGCAATTGCTGGAGACGACGAATGGGTCGGTCGAAAGCATTGCCTGGGCGGTCGGCTATGCGGATCCGGCAGCGTTCCGCAAGATATTTGGCAGGTTAACGGGAGCGACGCCGAACGTTTTTCGCGGCGATGTTCGACTGTGATTACGTTTGCGGGCGACTGACCTTGCTGTTGCGGGCGGAGGTCAAACATCCCGCTGGCGCCGAAATCTCTCGTTCGACGTCAGCCATATACAGTTCTGGCAGGTCTCATCTTCCCGCGGCAGCAGTCATTAGAAGTGTCAGATAAGATCTCGTTCGTAGCGCTCGTCCCATTGTCGCGTCTTGACGATATTACCATTCTCGAAAGCCGAGAGTTCTCCGACTAAATAGAAGTATCGTTCATCGGAGCGCATTTCAGTCCGGCTCTCGATCTTGATCCGCCACCCGTTCCGTCCGATTTCGTAAGTCTGGGTGAGCACGTAGCGTGCGGAGAGGGGATCGTCGTCGCGAATGCGCAGTTCACGGCGCAGACTATGGCTGAGTTCGGTACCGATCTCGTCAAAGCGCAGCACACCCTCGCCGAACAAGCCACCCACACCTTCCGTGATATAGGTGTTGAAACCGGTTTCGTGGTCCTGTTCCGTCCAGCGACGAACAGTGCCGGGGTCGATCTGTGTCATCGGTGTCAATGGGCCATGGGCGGGCGGCTCGAAGCGAACCTGCTTGCCGTCATCTATGGCACGGACTGGAAGGTCGAGCGCGCTTTCCGCAACTGAAATGCTGGTCGTCGCATCGTAAGGCGATGTCCACACCATCGGCCAATAGGCCGTGGCAATCGCGAGTTGCAGTTTGTGGCCTTTGGCGAAGCGGTACCCACAATCATTGAGCTTGATTGTGACATCATAAAATCTGCCGGGTTCCAAGGCCTCCGGATTCTCATGGCTGTCGCGATGGGTGAGGTTGAAAACCTGGTAGCTGACGCGTGTGGTGCGACCGTCGGGAAGCACATCGTTGAGGCGCAGCGATATCTGGGCCACGGGGCAATCTGCGGCAATGCGCAGACGCGCAACAGGTGCACCGAGGACATCGAAATCGTCTTCCAGCAAGGCAGTTTCGAAAACCAGCGCGCCCCCATTGTCGAGCCGCTGATCGGTCGGATGTTCGCCCGGGCACCCGGTCGCCATCCATTCGCCGCCCGCTTTGCCATGGCTCTGTGGTGAACGGATAGCAAGGATCGCGGGATCACTCACCGCGTCACGCAAGTCCCGGGCTCCACCAAGATAGAGTGATCGGGTCGAGATGTCAGGTGAAGGCCATGCCGCTTCGCCGACCCACCGGCCCTGCGTCGTCGTGCGCGTGCCTGTCGGCTCGATCGTGTCGCTAACGAAGGCGCGCAACATCGGCTCGTCCATGACGCCGGTCTCCTTGCCCTTCAGCCAATGGTCCCACCAGCGCGTTGCCTCCTGAAGGAAGCCGATTGCCGGGCCGGGTACGCCATCCTGAGGATAGATGTGCCCCCAGGGGCCGATGATGCCGCGACGGGGTACCTGAAGCTTTTCCAGAAGCCGTGGGACCGCATTGGTATAGCTGTCCGCCCACGCGCCGATGGCAAGGACCGGGCACTGGATGGCGCTCCAGTCTTCGCAGACCGAACCGTGTTTCCAGTAGGCGTCGTAACGCTGATGATCCAGCCAAAGTCCGGGGAAAAAGGGCAGCTTGTCCAGCCGCTCAAGCCAGCGATCGCGCCATTCGTCGCCGACGATCTCCGGGTCGAGCGGGCGGCTCTGATAGGCAAGCATGATCGTGCCCCACCACAGATTGTCGTTCAGCAACAACCCACCCATGTAGTGGATATCGTCCGTATAGCGATTGTCCGTGGAATAAGCAGTGATGATGGCTTTCAACGCCGGTGGACGGCGGGCGGCGACCTGCAGGCCGTTGAAGCCGCCCCAGCTCTTGCCCATCATACCGACGTTGCCGCTGCACCATGGCTGGCGGGAAATCCAGTCGATCACTTCCAGGGCGTCGTCCTGTTCCTGCTGCAGATATTCGTCTGCCATGTGGCCATCGGATTCGCCGGTGCCGCGCATATCCACGCGGATCGCCGCATAGCCCTGGCTGGCGAAATAGCCGTGCATCGGCTCGTCGCGCCCGC
This sequence is a window from Agrobacterium tumefaciens. Protein-coding genes within it:
- the fhuF gene encoding siderophore-iron reductase FhuF, with product MRPIATAAMLLDWRVPLTPADLSIDLSTEGEIVSLGLSDFGRPVRAKSAEDRFAFLVSGNIESLIRAVSEVSGLSRNVLWSNAGNAFEGIARNYARDDRCAGAGVADALELLESPHMADGSRNPLFRPIVYPQADGQPERLRRVCCIRYLIDGLDYCKTCPCPVPVDQSAMP
- a CDS encoding FAD-containing oxidoreductase, whose translation is MREYDAIFIGAGQSGPFLAARMAAMGRKVILIERKYLGGTCVNAGCMPTKALVASAKTVEVARRASEFGVTINGEPKVHMPAIAARARKVTLDARNGLASWFDSLETMDVLHAQARFTGKKTVTVGGTSYTAPQIFINVGARPHIPDIPGLKDVPYLTSTSVIALEELPRHLIVLGGSYIGLEFAQMYRRFGAEVTVIERGQQLAPKEDADISDAIANILSGDGIKVLMNHNLLSITREEAGVVIRTDQGEVRGSHVLVALGRRPNTDDLGLDLAGIETDRHGFITVDERLQTTAEGVWALGDCNGRGAFTHTSYNDFEIVAANLLDGGNRKVSDRILSYGLYIDPPLGRAGMTESQAKEAGHRITVSTRPMSRVGRAVEKGETLGLLKLVVDADTDRILGAAFLGVGGDEAIYGVLDAINLGATTEELRWAVPIHPTVGELVPTLIGDLSET
- a CDS encoding NADP-dependent oxidoreductase, with the translated sequence MTTIKRIVLASRPLAEPSHENFRLEEAELREAAEGDVTVRVLYLSLDPYMRGRMSDAKSYAAPVPVDGIMEGETICEVVKSRHNGFVPGDIVRGRTGWCTGAVINGDLLRKVETHGAPVTTAIGVLGMPGFTAWSGLKFIGKPGQGETVAVAAASGPVGSMVGQLAKLYGARAVGIAGGPDKCAFVKGELGFDSVVDHRSANFVSDLTAASPNGIDVYFENVGGRVWDVVLPLLNQFGRVPVCGLVSQYNGASSSEADRLPATMSAILRQSLLVRGFIQTEFAADHFNDFLAEIGPRVARGEIRYREDVVDGLENAPDAFIGMLKGKNFGKLIVKIDGVVS
- a CDS encoding D-2-hydroxyacid dehydrogenase family protein is translated as MKRHIAVLNDYQNVSITSADWSPLNDRAEITVFNDHIADEERLVDRLLPFDAVCVMRERTPLPRRILERLPNLRFIAATGGRNASIDLAAAHDLGIVVSATGANGSGAPELTWALILAAARHVPTEIASFRSGGWQTTVGRDLRGSTLGVIGLGRIGRQMAKVGLAFGMEVIAWSQNLTDEAAEAAGVRRVEKETLLRGSDWVTLHLVLSERTKGIIGQDELALMKPTAWLVNTSRGPLVDEEALITALETESIAGFAVDVFDDEPLPGNHPLRTLGNVIATPHIGFVTENSYRIFYRDTVDNLVAWLNGAPLRVL
- a CDS encoding alpha/beta fold hydrolase, with the protein product MGFVTTRDGTEIFYKDWGPKDAQPIVFHHGWPLSSDDWDAQMLFFLSKGYRVVAHDRRGHGRSAQVSEGHDMDHYASDAFAVVEALDLKNAVHIGHSTGGGEVARYVAKHGEPAGRVAKAVLVSAVPPIMVKTEANPEGLPMEVFDGFRSALAANRAQFFRDVPAGPFYGFNRDGATVHEGVIQNWWRQGMMGSAKAHYDGIKAFSETDQTEDLKNISVPTLVLHGEDDQIVPIADSAHKSIKLLKNGTLKTYPGFSHGMLTVNADVLNADLLAFIKG
- a CDS encoding GlxA family transcriptional regulator, which produces MSYIIAPPSIVMPEKMQSMRSASKWLSSQHALGVTVCSICAGAFVLAETGLINGRRATTHWAFAERLAELFPKIDVSSDNMIIDDGDVITAGGILAWADLGLVLVEKLLGQTVMLETARFLVVDPPRRSQSQYRTFIPRFDHSDKEVRQIQHQFHAAPEVQKSIGELADSVHLSERTLQRRFLRATGLKLTEYLQNVRIMKARQLLETTNGSVESIAWAVGYADPAAFRKIFGRLTGATPNVFRGDVRL
- a CDS encoding CocE/NonD family hydrolase, with the protein product MTVRVEEHIWIPMSDGVRLGARLWLPEGAEQSPVPAILEYIPYRKRDGTRGRDEPMHGYFASQGYAAIRVDMRGTGESDGHMADEYLQQEQDDALEVIDWISRQPWCSGNVGMMGKSWGGFNGLQVAARRPPALKAIITAYSTDNRYTDDIHYMGGLLLNDNLWWGTIMLAYQSRPLDPEIVGDEWRDRWLERLDKLPFFPGLWLDHQRYDAYWKHGSVCEDWSAIQCPVLAIGAWADSYTNAVPRLLEKLQVPRRGIIGPWGHIYPQDGVPGPAIGFLQEATRWWDHWLKGKETGVMDEPMLRAFVSDTIEPTGTRTTTQGRWVGEAAWPSPDISTRSLYLGGARDLRDAVSDPAILAIRSPQSHGKAGGEWMATGCPGEHPTDQRLDNGGALVFETALLEDDFDVLGAPVARLRIAADCPVAQISLRLNDVLPDGRTTRVSYQVFNLTHRDSHENPEALEPGRFYDVTIKLNDCGYRFAKGHKLQLAIATAYWPMVWTSPYDATTSISVAESALDLPVRAIDDGKQVRFEPPAHGPLTPMTQIDPGTVRRWTEQDHETGFNTYITEGVGGLFGEGVLRFDEIGTELSHSLRRELRIRDDDPLSARYVLTQTYEIGRNGWRIKIESRTEMRSDERYFYLVGELSAFENGNIVKTRQWDERYERDLI